A single window of Anomaloglossus baeobatrachus isolate aAnoBae1 chromosome 9, aAnoBae1.hap1, whole genome shotgun sequence DNA harbors:
- the LOC142250433 gene encoding C5a anaphylatoxin chemotactic receptor 1-like: protein METSWNDSFDYDYDENSTFPPSFFPKNKNDPLSVTDWVSIFQYLLVFILGVPGNSLVVWITAFEMKRSVNTIWFQNLAVADLLCCISVPFSIMNISLGYWPLGLFACKLIPSILLINMYASVLLLTMISIDRCALVMKPVWCQNSRTLRKAYLACAILWILAIILSSPNLIFRHVKEHEGKLKCLLDYSILKHQRQKVEDSIATCRLLLGFVFPFLVIIGCYTLLIHRVKLRFTQNTKTMKVSIVVIIGFFVCWLPYHVSGTIIAMHAVSSPFYNPTLNLFHIFIALAFMNSCINPIIYVLVGQDFKSKFKRSVKGILKDVLEEEDITPESADSNRTNLTSESKNTDTSI from the coding sequence ATGGAGACGTCATGGAATGATAGTTTTGACTATGACTATGATGAAAACTCTACATTTCCCCCAAGCTTTTTTCCTAAAAATAAGAATGATCCACTTTCAGTCACTGATTGGGTCTCCATATTCCAGTACCTTCTTGTTTTTATTCTTGGTGTTCCTGGAAACAGCTTGGTTGTGTGGATCACAGCCTTCGAAATGAAGCGCTCGGTGAACACCATATGGTTCCAAAATCTGGCAGTGGCTGATCTCCTGTGCTGCATCTCTGTACCTTTTAGTATCATGAACATAAGTCTGGGATACTGGCCCCTGGGTCTCTTCGCCTGCAAACTTATCCCTTCCATTCTGTTAATTAACATGTATGCCAGTGTCCTCCTCCTGACCATGATCAGTATTGACCGGTGTGCCTTGGTGATGAAACCCGTTTGGTGTCAGAATAGCAGAACTCTGCGAAAGGCCTACTTGGCATGTGCCATTTTGTGGATCCTAGCCATCATCTTGAGTAGCCCAAACTTAATCTTTCGACATGTCAAGGAACACGAGGGAAAACTAAAATGCTTACTTGACTATAGTATTCTCAAACATCAAAGACAGAAAGTGGAAGATTCCATCGCCACTTGCCGTCTACTGCTTGGGTTTGTCTTTCCATTTCTGGTCATCATTGGTTGCTACACTTTGCTGATACATCGGGTAAAGTTGCGATTTACTCAAAACACTAAGACGATGAAAGTATCCATTGTGGTGATCATTGGGTTCTTCGTGTGTTGGCTACCGTACCACGTGTCGGGAACCATCATAGCTATGCATGCAGTTAGTTCGCCATTTTATAACCCTACGCTAAacctttttcacattttcattgctTTGGCATTCATGAACAGTTGTATCAATCCCATAATTTATGTGCTAGTGGGTCAAGACTTCAAAAGTAAGTTTAAAAGGTCAGTCAAGGGCATTCTAAAGGACGTCTTGGAAGAAGAGGACATTACTCCTGAGTCTGCTGACTCTAACAGGACAAATCTAACATCTGAATCAAAGAACACAGACACTTCCATATAG